The Carcharodon carcharias isolate sCarCar2 chromosome 23, sCarCar2.pri, whole genome shotgun sequence genome includes the window tcatcttcaaaatcaTGAACCTAGACTCCTTTGCATCTACCTGGGAGGGAAGACAGGgctcagtattttttttaaattcatttataggATATGAGTGTCACTGGAATGACTAgcatatagaaccatagaaaagttatgcacagaaagaggccattcagcccatcatatctgtgccagcTAAGAAAGAAGAAAACAAAAAACACTAACCATCCATTTTAATATATTCCCTATCCCTAaatatctcatctaaaagacagcacctctgactgagCAGCACTCCCTCTAGACTGCACTGGGAGAGTCAGCTGGGATTATGTGTTTAGTCTCTGAAATCAAGTTTGGAACCCACAGTCTTCAGCCTGGAGTGGAAATGAAACCTATAACCTTCATGACTCAGAAGGATGAGTGCTGCTGCTGAGCCACATTGATGTACTCTTTCTGGGACTTGTTTTGTGGGAGACATGTTGCCACAACTTTGTGCACCTGTCCACTGACCCTCTCCAATGCAATTTGATGATGAAAATGTGACACAGAAACCAAAATAGATGATAGGTAAGGAGCTGGTATCCAGTTTCCTTCTTGTTAAAGGAATGAAAGGGACCTGTGTTTGATCTGCTTCCTGTATGACGAGTCTGTCTTGAATTTCTGGTTTGATTCACAGCTCCTATAGACTGGCTCTGGGAGGTGTCCCATAAATTAAGCCCTAGCACCAGCACTAGCAACATTCCAACTCTCGACCTGTTTCCTAAGCTAGCAGTATCTGACGGCAAATATcgaattctcaccctctcacggTCAAATAATGTTAGTGAGACTTGTGGGGTTGAAATGGCATCAGCCTCTATCAGTGACATGGTCCATATAGAACTACATGTAGttctccttgcaggagaagagtgCACACAACTTGATGGGAGGCAGATGCCTGAGGGTGGTACGTGCCCTCCAGTGACAGGCATCTTATCGCCTACAGGCATGCTTACCCACCTGCTCCCAGAGGCTACAACCTGCCACAAGACCCTGAACCTCCGGATACACCGGTGCTCAGACATCTCGGGACTGCTAATCCTCTACCTGTAGACCCTATGTTGGGGGGTCACGCCTCCTCCCAGCAGGGTCTCCACATGACATacagctgatgttgctgctgctaaaACTCCTGGCCGTAGTGTGGCTTCTAATCTTCCCCCTCGACAGAGGTGGATGGTGGAGCTACATAAGCTGCTCCCATTGTGTGGGTGAAGGCTGGCAGTGAGGAAGGGCAGCTGGAGGTGAGTGAAGTGCTGGGCAGGTGAAGTGTCTtccttgataaaggtattcaaaatcatgaggggtctgaacagaatagatagggaaacTGTTCCCAAGTTATCCTAAATGCATTTTTACTGAGCTCTTGCCCGCATGCATTAAGACTGAATCCTGGCACAGTGTTGCTATGGTAACCAGTTTGCATGATGGTACAAATCCAGGTGGAGTCTTTACCCACTGAGCTGCAGCTGTTCAGAGATCACAGTCAAATCCTGTTAAAGTCTGAGCATCCACATCAGCCTGTAGCTCACCATCCTGTGTCTCCCTGTTCGGGTGCGAAGGGAGCATCAGAAGGGTTCAATGCAGCAATACAGTAACATTAGGACATTGCTGATTAATGACAGCGCATCTCTCGCTGTGATACTGACTGAGATTCaggttctggtatgatagccaagtggttatggtactgggcttgtaaccccaagatcaagacttcaaatctcaccacggcaaattatgaaacaatgtaatttcatctgaataggaacagatgaaaggacgtgtttgtactcgaaagagttactgactGAGACTCTCCTGCCCTGTTTACATATAATTCATGTTCATTGTCGCGCACAGAAACTTTTTTGCATAGAGCTTGATATGTTTCCAGTCTCCAGATGAAGGGTAATATTTGATGATGCGCTGCAGTGAGTGCGGCTTGGAGAGAGATGGTCAGGACCCACCGACCTGATATCCCCACTAATCAGTAtgagataaccgggagtgagttatggGCCGCGATTTAATTCAGGAATTTATACGGAAATTTGGGAGCGAAAGATTAGCTGACTGAGTGAGCACAGTTGTTGGATTCATTCTGAACTGTACCGCAGGGAAACTGAGGTCGAATTTCTACAAGATTTTCCCAATTTCTCGCTGCAACTTAAAACAGAATTTGCCAATTGCATTTTTCTCCAGGTTTCCACTACTTGTGGATAGGGGCCCGGGAAACCCTGGTGGGAACCTGTGAAACCTGACTCTTTCACGtccactggagagagagagtccaaCACGGTCCCCAAATGGATcaaaattaacgtttcaagtccagatgacttgagggactcgaaacattaactctgtttctctcctcacagatgctgccagacctgctgagtttttccagcattttctgtttttgtttcagatttctagcatccgcaaaATTTGGCTTTTATCCCCGAATGGATCACGTGGATTGAATTTTTAGGTTTATTTAGGAATGATAAAAGCGAGTTAAAATTTTCCaggtacacattcactcaccttTACACATCCTGCCTTGTTCAGGCGGAAGGTGCGGGTCCCTGGAACGTAGCCGGGACACAAGACTGCAGGCGTGTGCCTTGAATGTGTTTGACTCACTATCCTGACAGAGTCGTGCAGGTTAACTGTGAAACATCCGAGGATTTCTTCTGCAATTCTGCCCTCGTGGTGATTTTGACTTTCGGGAGTATAATTGGGTCAGATTAATCAGGGTCCTGTTCATCCACATTCACTTGGTGGAAAATGGGAAGAGGTGTATTACCGGCGGCTGCACCGACAGCGCCCGTTTTACGCTCCCGCTCAGTGTTAAAATGACCCTCTCCCTTTTCCCTGTCTCAAAGCTGAGTTGAATATATATTTAATTCCGCTGTGATGTGTTAATTGGTTTTCAGAGAAGGGTGCAGCCGGTTTCCAAATGGGGGAAAGTAAACAAATTGGGGTGAATTCACTGAGCTGGTGTTAATCCCACCTCTTTGTCGAGGGTTCTGCTTCCTCCCGGGTTTCGCTGCGATTGTAACATTACCCAACTGCTCAGATACGACCCGTGTTACTGCAGATATCAGCCTTATGGCGTCAACCAGGACACTCTCGCCCCTGAGACAGAAGATCATGGAGTACAGGTTAAACCCATAATCCAGACTGACATAATgcagtgcagtcctgagggaatgctgcactgccgaGGTGCCGATTTTTAGGATGAGATACGGAACCAATGTCTACCCCTCAGGTAGATATAAAATAGCCCATAGACACGATTTTGAAAAAGTGCAGTGATctgaccaatacttatccctcaatcacaccTAAAGTTCCATTATCTTATACTTGTCTCCTTGCTGTTTCTgcgatcttgctgtgtacaattcGGCTGCTGTCCTTCCTACATTTgagcaatgactacacttcagaagtattttattggctgtCAAGCACCTTGGGACTTCCAGAGACTGTGAAAGGCGCTTTAGAAatgtaaattatttattttaaaaacattatGAGGAGTTCAGACCATCCAGTGGACACTGCATCAAATAGTTCTTTTCCTTTTGATTGGTGGCGACCAGTAGAAGCCACTATACAGAAACGGACATGGGGTTTCGCTGCACCCCgtatggggggtgggaggagagttggggagggcgGTGCTGTGGCAGCGGTGTGATGGAGCTCTACTCATCTCCAGAGATATCAGGGCCAGTCTAACAAAAAAAGAAACATTACCCCCAAACATTCCACGGTAGAAAGAAATGTGAAACCCTTGGGCCTTAggattctttttaaaaattaattctcaGGATGTGACGTCGCTGACAACCcaacatttatggcccatccctaattgcaattgtaaaggtagtggtgagctcccttcctgcagtccatgcagtgctgTTGGGAAAGGGGTTCcagattttgtcccagtgaccaAGTCggaatggtgtgtgatttggaatgGGCAGTGACCCAGTGAGGATGAAGGAAAACCAACATATGTCCACGTTAAAAAAAATCCATAACATCAGTCAAAGGCTTCAGTTGGTTAATAGAACACTTAATAACACATTGGAGTTTCACAAGCAGCTAAAACATTCTTTCCACCATATTGAGATGAAATGTTTGAAGAAAATGCGAGCTTAGCTCAGTGGGCTAAAGCCTGTAACTGTGTTACAGAGGTctcaaatgacctattcctgatGAGAGATGGAGGTATTAAGCTATATTCATACATCTTTTGCCTGCTCTGTGATGTTAATGGCTTGTATCAATTTACCCACTCTACCTAACGATCTAGAGTTACTCCCAGGAGCATTAAGAAGATCACGTAACAAGGTTTAATTTTTTTACAGCATGATGATATGGGTGAAACTTTAACCTTGCAGTTGGCTTTTCTGAAAAAAAAAGTTATCAAGCTGATTTTGTGCAAAAGGCCTAATGGGAACTCACCTACAAGTTCAAATGTTACAATAGCAGAGACTTGGTAGGCAGTTACTTAATTGGGAGTTAACACATGGTGAAGGGAAGGGAAAGTAAAAACAAGATTAAAAACAGCATCTGGAACATTTTCctacattcacacatacactggCTGGGATGTGACAATATCTTTGACGCTCCCTCTGGTGCAAAAAATGAAGGTTAAAGGATTACTGCGACTAAACGTTTAACCCTTAAATTGCCAGCTGATGAGGGGAGAAGCTTTGATTCCCCCCTGGACTGACCCCATTTGTTTTCAGTTTATGATCTGCGAAACTGAAGCAAACGCTAATATTATGGGGAAGTGGAATTGAAACAAAATCATGACCCGTGATTAGTGCGAAAGAGTAAGAATAACAAATGAGTGACTGTCTTGTGTCTTTTCTGtagaatgcaagatgaaaagcttcaacaacatttctcttttttcagcaatgcttcaTTTTAACTGGATGACCCTAGCAACACATCCTTAAACCTTTTTTCTCTCTGTATAAGCACTTGAATTGACATTGTTCATGTCACTTCAGTGATCACCCATAACCTCAGGTCTCGCTCTCAAATGTTATTCTTATCCTTTCAGACTAATCACAGTTCACCAAATATCACAGTAATAAAGCAGCAAATTAATTCCTGTTGCGTTATTCGGGCACAAATTTAAAAAGTATATTCCCTTTCTGGAATCCATTCTCGAATTGCCTTGCTTTAATTACTTTTGACCCTCCCCTTCTCTTTCGATGATTGCCACCACCCATGTGAGAAATTGCTTTCATAGAATGGTGGGAAATGATCCACAACATCTAACAAAACAAAGAGTGAATTTAGCAAATTAATATTTTATAAATAATTGGATAACTCTGGGCGGAAATACTTTCACCATAAAAtaacagtttgcatttatatagcacctttaaattaGTAAAATGTGCCAAGGAAGTTCACAGGAGATTAACAAAATATGATACTGAACCATATAAATTGTAcaagtcaaagaggtaggttttaaggagtgtcttaaaggggaaCAGAGGTGTGggagggtttagggagggaattccagaatttaggggtGAGGCAGCTGTAGGAACAGCTGTGGGCACAGCTGCCAATACTGCaggatttaaaattaacatttaCAAGTATATCCTGCTTTTAATCTACTTTAAATGCAAATCATCTGACTGTTGATGACCATCAGATTAAGGAACTCAAGAAACAGAGACAATTATTGTACCAGATAATTAACAATCCCCACACCTCCCACCAGCTGgcctaaaggcaaaatactgcggatgctggaaatctgaaatagaaacagaaaatgctggaaaagctcagcaggtctggtagcatttgtggagagagaaatagaattaatgtTTTGTGTCCAAttagaagagtcatattggactcaaaacattaactctgtttctctctccactgatgctgccagtcctgagtttttccagcactttctgtttttatttgtcaCCTGCTGATCCCCTACCCTGAACCTTCCCTAACTTTCCTGAAAAAATATTCAAGCAGTACTCTTAATCTGTCTCTAATCCACAAACTCCTGTCTCAACAGATAATTGATCATTAAAAGTATTTGTTGTCTCTCAACATCTCCCATCCCAGGGCACCTGTTCTGGTTATATGCCATCTGTGAGGAGAACAGGTTTCCCAAACCAAAACCTTGCTTTCCGCAAGGTTAGGTAAGATTGAAATGTTCTGCTTGTATTTTTCAAACCTTCGCTTAATTTCCAGTTAAACGATACCTCATGGATACATATTTACATGCTGGGATCATATCTTTCCTCAACCAAGGACAACAAACGAGGCATCAGATGGTATGGGCAGCCAATATCCTTGGGGAAAGGGTAAAGCAGATTGTGGGAAAAGATTTAAACTTGTTAGGGCATTGGGAGGGCCAAGTCAAAAAGTGTGAGAGAAATAGTGTCAGGGCATATGGGCAGGATGCAGGGATAAGGGCAGCTACCCAGATAAGGGTCATGTACATGGCTGCATGAAGCATAAGAAATAAAAGCATTGAGTTAGGCACAAAAAGTTCAATTTAAGGGGTTCGATGACAGACCTACCTAGAAACTGAGCATAATTGGGAACTAGGTACTCCAAGCTCTAGTATCTTTAGAAACGACAGGGAAATTGGGTTGGGGGAAATAGCCATATTGATGAAGGACCCAATTACAGCAGTGATAAGAAGGAATAATTGTGCACTGGAAAAAGAACAGAGGGTGTTACAGGCTGTTATTTGGTTATAATGAACTTTAAAATCAAACAGTGCTTAACTCCAAACATGGCCCAGGTAGCCACACTTACAGAGAGACATTGATCGGGGCAGGAATATTGACGATTGTGATGTCCCAGAAGACATCAGCAAACACCAGATGATGCTTAAGCCTTGCTATATATTGTCTGACAAAGAATTGCGGAAAAGGGTGATAAAATAAACCATGATATTTACATGATATAAATGGTGATTCATTACCTCACGGCTCCAGTATGGTGTTTTGCAGGGAATATGGATCAGGTTATCAAGGCTACAGCATTGGACACCTATTTTCCACATCATGACCCCTGCAAcatcacaccctccccaactTTGATCTACTCCCATTACATTCCTGTAAATTAGACAGGCTGTTGTGCATCTAAGGGTTGAATCTGCAACCAGGGAATTTCATATACATACCTCAGTATATTTCCATATATACCATTTATCAGTAGTCTTTAACTCACTTTAAAAGTAGGACACATTGAAATGTGAAATGAATTTTAGGGTGTGCGGGCTATGTAACTTCACTTATTGAAGGCCATTTATATCATTTTAATTCATTCTCAAAATATAAGAGATGACAAGGAACCTCAATGTACCATTGAAACATTAATTGCTTGTAAAGCGCTTTGGCCCTGTAGttgcgaaaggtgctatataaatgcaagtttactCAGTTGCTATTGCACCCAAACTCCAGAACTGCCTCATGCACTGGTCAACTCCATCCAAGTTTATCTTTTCCTGTCTAAGCTCCCTCCCCAGAAGTCACAGACCCTCAGTAGAATTCAGCTCCAGCATCCTTCTGCTAACCTCCTGCCCTAATAGCCATTCTTCACATAAATCAATGTTGTACCAATGGGTTGTCCtcctggagggagggggaggggggaggggagagggtggtgcAGTAGTATTATTTTCTCAGGTCCCTTGGCTGGCTTTTGATCCCAGATAGTGACAGAGATAGGTTGAATCCAAGTCTGTGAGGGGCAGAGGTACCATTTTGATTTAATGCATAGAAGTTGGAGGCCGACCTCTATTCAAGACTAGATGCTGGCCTGAATCATAAACTGAAACCCCCATCTATGAATTTTTATTTAACTTATAAAGTGAATGAGTTCCCTCTCAACTTTGCATATGGATTGGATATCACTTTTATATGCAACTTGAGGCATTTGTTTCTGAGAGATCATAAAATTTCAACCTGTGTCGTGATTGTAAGTTATCCTGGGGATCCTTCTAATAAGccattagttctgatgaagagtcatacggactcaaaacgttatctgtattcctctccacagtcagacctgctgagtttttccagataattttgtttttgtttcagatttccagcagccatagtattttgcttttatattagtttGAGTGCTTATGTTCTAATCTGATGTTACCCAACAGAACTTGCTGACTCGACACAGGTGTGGCCAAGGTGACACTGTTAGCTGCATGCAATATTTGTAGAAAACACCTTATATGCAATACAGGTAAATGTAATTCAGATGGATATTTACTTAaccatctgagtcagaaggttgtggtttcaagtccTGACCCAGGGATTTAAGCAGATAAAATAAGTCGATACTTCAATTAggggtgagcaacaaatgctggccctaccagcaatgctcacatcccatgaaagaatgttaaaaaaataaatgctcaaggagtgctgcactgttggacacaTCTTGCTTTGGAGGAGATAttaaaactgaggccctgtctgccctttcaaATGAACCTAAAATATCCCATTGCAGTATTTCAAAGAGATGCTGGGAGTTCTACCTgacgccaatatttatccctcatccagCATCAatgaaacagatgatctggtcatcacCACATTGCTTTTGGAGCAAGCTtacagtgtgcaaattggctgtgggTTTGCtatattacaacagcgactagCTACAGAAtgacttctatccagcttcacctgcttcaccccacttaaacagtacaATTGTCATCAcattttccagagtgcttaccctggtccagccattatcacattctgctttccactcttaatgtcactattagcacctcctttagccagtaccactactattaaaataaaagcaaaatactgtggatgctggaaatctgaaacaaaaacaaaaatacctggaaaaactgagcaggtctgacagcatctgcggagaggaacatagttgatgtttcgagtctgtatgacttttcatcagaactaaggaaatagagaaatgaggtgaaatataagctggtagagggagtTGGGACAGTAGAGCtagatagggggccagtgataggtggaggccaagaagagattgccaaagatgtattagaaaaaaggacaaagggatgttgatggtggtgatattatctaaggaatgtgctaatggggatattaagggtagcaagcaggacaagctagtggcagatggccctagtgggggtggggtggggggaagggatcgaaatgggctaaaaggtggagataaaacaatagatcaaaatcaattttaaaataggtgggaaaagaaaaatatattttgttaaaaatgataaattattggaaaaagggggatcggaaagggggtggggatggaggagagagttcatgatctgaaattattgaactcaatattaagtccagaaagctgtaaagtgcctagtcggaagatgaggtgctgttcctccagtttgcgttgagcttcactggcacaatgcagcaggccaaggacagacatgtgggcatgagagcagggtggagtgttgaaatagcaagcgacagggaggtctgggatatgcttgcagacagaccgaaggtgttctgcgaagcggtcaccctgtctgcctttggtctctccaatgtagaggaaaccacatcagaagcagcgaatgcagcagactaaattgagggaagtgcaagtgaaatgatgctttacttgaaagaagtgtttgggctgttggacggtggggggggggggggggggggggggggggggggggggggggggggggggggggggttgaggtgtagggggtgatggaggagcagaCCAGGATGTTCGgcaggaacgatccctgcggaatgctgccagggggggggtgaatggaagatgtgtttggtggtggcatcatgccggagttggcagaaatggcagaggatgatcctttgaatgcggaggctggtggagtgataagtgaggacaagggggaccctatcatggttctgggagggagagaaaggtgtaagggtggatgtgcaggagataggccggacacattgagggccctgtcaaccaccgtgggtggaaaacctcggttaaggaagaaaccctttaacaaccctttgaccttttgtttatgacatcttttgcaatctctcctttgcctccacctattgctcgccttctatccagcttcacctgctccaccccccttaaatagtatatatttcaccacatttctacttccctttagctctgaagaagtcatatggactcaaaatgctaactctgtcttcctctccactaatgctgttagacctgctgagttttccagcattttttgtttttgtttcagatttccagcatctacagtattttgcttttaccataatgactttattagctgtaaagtgctaaGGACAGGAAAAGAttttaaataaatgcaagtcttttgtaGAAACATCTACCACCATTCAGTCGCCAAGTAAAACACTTACTCTGATGTTTGTTTTATCTTCTTACCAAGAAGCTCCAGTAGAGGGTCAAAGTTCACTTACATACCACAGTGTAAATATTAATATTGAGATCATAAGACCAACAGTGTCTTTTATTCACTCTTGATGTACTAACCAGAAATGCAATGAACCACAGCTGGATTCCCAATCAGCCACATTTAGCTAACTTATTTAGTTAACATTGGCACAAACTACAGAATGTCTTGGGAACAAGGGATAAAAGAGAAACACTGCCACTTCCCTCTGACAGCACCTCAGCTTAACAGTATAAAATCAGGGACGATCAGATGGAAGGGATCTGTGGCTGAATTACTCAACAGCCAGTAATCATTTTCCCTTGAAAATGGGCGATAACATTTGTCATTCAACCTTTATACAGCAGGGACTGTCCTGACGTACAACCACCTGGTGCACCCCACTCCTAGGCTTGTTAACTGATGTCTGGGAAGCTGTCCAGCTTTTTCGAAAGCCAGGTCAGACGTTGGGCTTCTTGTGCATTTTATCCTGATAATTTGCCCAGTCTTGACAGCATTCTATTCTCAGGTCCAGGAATGACCCAATAACATCCATACACTTTATACTAATATCCAGATTTGCTGTGAAACTTCCTGCAAGCTAcggtttttctctctcacacgcagcaCCTGAACCCAGTCTGAATTTCTGCTGGATCTCTGTGATCAAGCCCAGTGATTTAGGATGgctatatagcgcctttaacagagtaaaatgtcccaagacgcTTCACAGGAGAGCCAAACAAAGTCTGACACCGAGTCATAGTCAATTAAGATCATTTAATTCAAATCAGAGTTTAAGGGATCTTCAGAACCTTTTTCCAATCATATTCTGCCAATCCGTACGTTCCCATGAAAATCAGAGCCCTTGATTACACTATACACTCGGCTGGTGCACGGGCAAAATCCAATGCCCTGTGACCCAATATTTTTCTCTTAACATTCATTGTTTACTAAACATAATGCACTCAACACAATTCAATATCCTTTTTACATGTAAAACCATGTCGTCTGGTTCCTTTTTACGGTGTTACACCCTTTTGCATCAATCCTTGCGATTTATATTCATGCACAACCTGTGGGATTTTCTCCCACACAATGTTTGGTTGAAATACTCAGTCATGATGGGTGCAGCATGGAATATCTTCCTTTCACTCGAGCTCCTTCACACCGTTCTCcaccaacaacaaccaccacccaccccccccaccccgtctcctACTCATActaagggccgaatggcctactcctaaatcctatgttccttTTTGTTTCCCTACAAGTCTTCACTTTCAGTCCGTCCAGAAAACAGCAGCGGAACATTCATTTCGCAATCAGACGCTGATCACATTCGGAAATCCAGGGCTTGGAGCCCAAATAAAGTGTACAGCCAAACTCTAAACAACTGAAAACAGACAACCTggtctctgtttttttttttaaaaaactgttcaAAATGAAATATCATAACAAAAATTCTGCTTCTTCTGAATTGAAATGGATTCCAGAGGTTCACCTTTGAATATTGGGGCGGGATTTAAACCTTATGAGCAGGTTGCAGACGTCGATCCTGTAAACGGGTTGGCCGGTTAACCCTTTAAGCTGGTTGTCGGCGCCGCTCATTCTGTGCTGTCGGGCCAAGAAATCCTCTCGTTCAGAATCGTCACGGCGAACTTCTATCACGGAGGGATGTGCGGGCGCTCAGGGCTGCGGTGCACCGCCGTTCCCCGAATCGTTAAAGAAGCCCGGGTTTTCCGACAGACACGATCtcactttctttttctctttgaaCCTCCCGGAGTTGGACACTCTTACGTGTCTGCCCTTGGTGGTTTTGTCCACGATTTTCTCCAGCCGAGCTTCCAGCTCCGAGTCGGATCTGCACTGGGTCTCCCTCTCACCGCACTCCTTGCTGTCAGTATTGCTCCGGTCCACCGGGATCTCATACAAAACTTTGGGGCTGTTCTTTCTCTTGCGCAGGAAGGTGAATTTCCACCAACTCTGAGCGGAACTGTCACCCatggctcccccaccccccgctcccccccaaccaccaccaccaatccccCGAGATCACACGGTTCCGGAGAATCAGCTACAATCCGAGGCCCCTGTTGCCGAGTAGAGGAAACCTCACTCCTGGGATGGGCTCAGGGAGCTGCTGGCTTCGAATTGAAATGGATTCCAGAGGTTCACCTTTAAATCGGGGTGGGATTTAACCCTTCCGAGCAGATTGCAGACGTTAATGCTGCCAACAGATTGCTGGTTAACCCTTTAAGCAAATTGCAGCAATTAACCCCTCAAATGGATTGCACCAGTTCACTAAGTCTTTCCCCTGGGAGGAGTACGGGGGTGAGTTCCTGAGACGAGAGCTCGGTTAAATGGGGAAAGTGCGAGTTTGctgggtctgtgtgtctgggtcgcTCCAATTCTCTCCGCTTTCTGGTTGCAGCCTCTCTTAAGCTTGAACTCTCCGACTCCAgcaacccgccccccccccccccttctgtGTCCGTTCACCTGCGTTCCAGAGCCTTTCTCTGCTCGTGTGTCTGTGtcagggtctctccctctctctccagcaggtGTAAGTGACTCCCTCACCTGTCAATGTATAAATAAAAGCGATCCCTCTCTGTCACGTGGCTGAGAGACCGGCTTGAATCATTGGGCGATTGGGGAGTATTTTACATATTTGGGAGTGCGAGGCTCTGCCAATAAATTAGCAAAACTGTTCTAACTCTTGCAACCCGGGTGTGGGATGTAAAACAATGAGCTTTGGTGACAGAGTAGCGCAGTGACactgattggatagctctttcaaagagccagcacggcaccatgggtcgaatggcctctcTGTTGTGAGATTCGATGTCCGATGAGTTATTCCTGAAGTCCAGTTTTTGTTATTTAGGCAAATGCAAGAGCTGatgtgtacacagcaagatcccacaaacgacAA containing:
- the LOC121269166 gene encoding proline-rich protein 15-like protein; this encodes MGDSSAQSWWKFTFLRKRKNSPKVLYEIPVDRSNTDSKECGERETQCRSDSELEARLEKIVDKTTKGRHVRVSNSGRFKEKKKVRSCLSENPGFFNDSGNGGAPQP